Proteins encoded together in one Acanthochromis polyacanthus isolate Apoly-LR-REF ecotype Palm Island chromosome 12, KAUST_Apoly_ChrSc, whole genome shotgun sequence window:
- the sostdc1a gene encoding sclerostin domain-containing protein 1a has translation MQLSAQESCHSVFLLCLLLRSCQPFKNDATENLFSHVSAPVPDVQSNVSLNRARTGGRGAAGSAAHDRGERSQIGCRELRSTKYISDGHCTSINPIKELVCAGECLPAQMLENWIGGAHGRKFWGRQSDNQDWRCVNDKTRTQRIQLQCQDGSTRTYKITVVTSCKCKRYSRQHNESGNKFEEPVLSPPQLLHKHKSKSKRRLGKNRLSENWHETEP, from the exons ATGCAGCTCAGCGCGCAGGAGTCGTGCCATTCCGTCTTCttgctctgcctcctcctgaGGAGCTGCCAGCCCTTCAAGAACGACGCCACGGAGAATCTCTTCTCGCATGTGAGCGCGCCAGTACCGGACGTCCAGAGCAACGTGTCCCTGAACCGGGCGCGGACCGGCGGCAGAGGGGCGGCGGGCAGCGCGGCGCACGACAGAGGCG AGCGAAGTCAAATCGgctgcagagagctgaggtCCACTAAGTATATCTCCGACGGCCACTGCACCAGCATCAACCCCATCAAGGAGCTGGTGTGTGCAGGCGAGTGTCTCCCGGCTCAGATGCTGGAGAACTGGATCGGCGGAGCCCACGGCAGGAAGTTCTGGGGCCGCCAGAGCGACAATCAGGACTGGCGGTGTGTCAACGACAAGACCCGCACCCAGCGCATCCAGCTGCAGTGCCAGGACGGCAGCACGAGAACGTACAAGATCACCGTGGTCACCTCCTGCAAGTGCAAGAGGTACTCGAGGCAGCACAACGAGTCGGGCAACAAGTTCGAGGAGCCGGTTCTGTCGCCGCCgcagctgctgcacaaacacaagtcCAAGAGCAAGAGGAGGCTGGGGAAGAACCGGCTGAGTGAGAACTGGCACGAGACTGAACCCTGA